One genomic window of Bos taurus isolate L1 Dominette 01449 registration number 42190680 breed Hereford chromosome Y, ARS-UCD2.0, whole genome shotgun sequence includes the following:
- the LOC132344477 gene encoding testis-specific Y-encoded protein 3-like isoform X1: MESETGPEEGGSTPGSWILVVSPGLHEGGALGPTSSVWAAEAMQAAGGAPGEEAALFWVEAVEEGAAVEEGEVAGPGQEFQLLVLDVMEEVEVVAYEEQEQVSSEEHVHDHPRPGALSDRPALEALAALQLELEPVNQKAQRAHARLKHKTSQRRKVHLEHRSAIIQGIRGFWVEVFMNHPQMSVLMSKQDADMLHFMTNLEVEEFRHPTRHCKITLSFRRNRYFQNEVIVKEYLMKVTGYHASRSTPVQWHQGFEWKAYRRRHHDSSVNFFNWFFDHNFTGSDWIAEIIIRDLWPNPLQYYVRRKAAPQKVPGGREEPDPPSF, encoded by the exons ATGGAGAGTGAGACGGGGCCAGAGGAAGGCGGCAGCACTCCGGGatcctggatcttagttgtgagcccgggtcttcatgagggaggggccctggggcctACCAGCTCCGTGTGGGCGGCAGAGGCGATGCAGGCCGCAGGTGGTGCGCCAGGCGAGGAGGCCGCCCTCTTCTgggtggaggcagtggaggaaggtgcggctgtggaggagggagaggtggcgGGACCCGGGCAGGAGTTCCAGCTGCTGGTGTTGGacgtcatggaggaggtggaggtggtggcataCGAGGAGCAGGAGCAGGTGTCCTCGGAGGAGCATGTCCACGACCATCCAAGGCCCGGAGCCCTGAGTGACCGGCCTGCACTGGAGGCGCTGGCGGCcctgcagctggagctggagcccgTGAATCAGAAAGCCCAAAGGGCGCATGCTCGCCTGAAACATAAGACCAGTCAGCGGCGGAAGGTGCATCTAGAACACagaagcgccatcatccagggcatccgtgGCTTCTGGGTCGAAGTT tttATGAACCACCCCCAAATGTCAGTTTTGATGAGCAAGCAAGATGCAGACATGCTTCACTTCATGACCAACTTGGAG GTGGAGGAATTCAGGCATCCCACTCGTCACTGCAAGATCACATTGTCCTTTCGGAGGAATAGGTATTTCCAGAATGAAGTGATTGTCAAGGAGTACCTGATGAAGGTCACTG GATACCACGCATCTCGTTCCACTCCAGTTCAGTGGCACCAGGGCTTTGAATGGAAGGCATACAGGCGCAGGCACCACGACAGCAGCGTTAACTTCTTCAACTGGTTCTTTGACCACAATTTCACAGGATCTGactggattgctgag ATCATCATAAGGGATCTGTGGCCCAATCCTTTGCAGTACTATGTGAGGAGGAAGGCTGCACCACAAAAGGTACCAGGAGGACGAGAG
- the LOC132344477 gene encoding testis-specific Y-encoded protein 3-like isoform X2 codes for MESETGPEEGGSTPGSWILVVSPGLHEGGALGPTSSVWAAEAMQAAGGAPGEEAALFWVEAVEEGAAVEEGEVAGPGQEFQLLVLDVMEEVEVVAYEEQEQVSSEEHVHDHPRPGALSDRPALEALAALQLELEPVNQKAQRAHARLKHKTSQRRKVHLEHRSAIIQGIRGFWVEVVSLGVVLVEEFRHPTRHCKITLSFRRNRYFQNEVIVKEYLMKVTGYHASRSTPVQWHQGFEWKAYRRRHHDSSVNFFNWFFDHNFTGSDWIAEIIIRDLWPNPLQYYVRRKAAPQKVPGGREEPDPPSF; via the exons ATGGAGAGTGAGACGGGGCCAGAGGAAGGCGGCAGCACTCCGGGatcctggatcttagttgtgagcccgggtcttcatgagggaggggccctggggcctACCAGCTCCGTGTGGGCGGCAGAGGCGATGCAGGCCGCAGGTGGTGCGCCAGGCGAGGAGGCCGCCCTCTTCTgggtggaggcagtggaggaaggtgcggctgtggaggagggagaggtggcgGGACCCGGGCAGGAGTTCCAGCTGCTGGTGTTGGacgtcatggaggaggtggaggtggtggcataCGAGGAGCAGGAGCAGGTGTCCTCGGAGGAGCATGTCCACGACCATCCAAGGCCCGGAGCCCTGAGTGACCGGCCTGCACTGGAGGCGCTGGCGGCcctgcagctggagctggagcccgTGAATCAGAAAGCCCAAAGGGCGCATGCTCGCCTGAAACATAAGACCAGTCAGCGGCGGAAGGTGCATCTAGAACACagaagcgccatcatccagggcatccgtgGCTTCTGGGTCGAAGTTGTATCCCttggtgtggtgctt GTGGAGGAATTCAGGCATCCCACTCGTCACTGCAAGATCACATTGTCCTTTCGGAGGAATAGGTATTTCCAGAATGAAGTGATTGTCAAGGAGTACCTGATGAAGGTCACTG GATACCACGCATCTCGTTCCACTCCAGTTCAGTGGCACCAGGGCTTTGAATGGAAGGCATACAGGCGCAGGCACCACGACAGCAGCGTTAACTTCTTCAACTGGTTCTTTGACCACAATTTCACAGGATCTGactggattgctgag ATCATCATAAGGGATCTGTGGCCCAATCCTTTGCAGTACTATGTGAGGAGGAAGGCTGCACCACAAAAGGTACCAGGAGGACGAGAG